A genomic window from Salvia splendens isolate huo1 chromosome 11, SspV2, whole genome shotgun sequence includes:
- the LOC121754389 gene encoding uncharacterized protein LOC121754389, whose amino-acid sequence MVFGKASHLPVELEHKAFMALQMLNLNYDSATNKRMLELNIMDEFRLNDYESVDLYKERAKKIHDVTIKPRRFHEGHLVLLYNSRLKVFPGKLKSRWWGLFVVHKVYHYGAVDIRDPKSNDVWKVNGQRLKVYLGGDLLKEQREAVALQDSQV is encoded by the coding sequence ATGGTGTTTGGAAAGGCAAGTCATTTGCCGGTTGAGCTTGAGCATAAGGCATTTATGGCCTTGCAAATGCTGAATTTGAATTATGATTCGGCAACTAACAAGAGGATGCTTGAGTTGAATATCATGGATGAGTTTAGGCTAAATGATTATGAGAGTGTTGATCTCTACAAGGAGCGGGCAAAGAAGATTCATGATGTAACCATCAAACCTCGTCGATTCCATGAAGGACATTTGGTCCTATTGTACAATTCTCGGTTGAAGGTTTTCCCAGGAAAACTCAAGTCAAGATGGTGGGGTCTGTTTGTTGTGCACAAGGTGTATCATTATGGTGCAGTGGATATTCGTGATCCTAAGTCCAATGATGTATGGAAGGTGAATGGTCAGAGGTTGAAGGTCTATCTAGGCGGTGATCTGTTGAAGGAGCAAAGGGAGGCGGTCGCACTACAAGATTCGCAAGTGTAG
- the LOC121754390 gene encoding calpain small subunit 1-like gives MFNLLSSGVPDTPVATRVEGSGGGGGGRRGGGSGNVSAGGGSGSGAGGSGSGVGSATGGASSGSVPAGRQKATHYTKEESVAVARAWDAATSDPIVGTDQNTLGFWKRVVSAYNELKPRGAKSRDAEQLRKKWSRILPPTRRFAGIY, from the coding sequence ATGTTCAATCTGCTTAGTTCCGGCGTACCGGATACGCCCGTTGCGACGAGAGTTGAGGGGTctggtggcggtggcggcggccgTCGCGGTGGCGGATCGGGCAATGTCAGCGCCGGCGGCGGCTCAGGCAGTGGCGCCGGCGGATCGGGCAGCGGCGTCGGGTCCGCGACTGGCGGAGCTTCCAGCGGCTCAGTTCCAGCCGGACGGCAAAAGGCCACGCACTACACCAAAGAGGAGTCTGTTGCTGTGGCTAGGGCGTGGGATGCCGCCACATCcgaccccatagtgggcaccgatcagaacACGCTGGGCTTTTGGAAGCGCGTCGTATCAGCGTACAACGAGCTCAAACCTCGCGGTGCCAAATCGCGTGACGCGGAACAGCTCCGCAagaagtggtctaggattctgccgCCCACCCGGCGGTTCGCGGGCATATACTAG
- the LOC121753583 gene encoding uncharacterized protein LOC121753583, whose product MESRSIPPLSLCSPTHSRSRCKMSLSTLNPVSCCIPPAAGPNDPLSKLSTLTMINTQARPNQVKGKEKLLLRKSLSATSRREMMQLTAASVGLLSLVLPPSAEADTGNAIMDIFGELGRKLGLIKPKDEGKEEKPKDESEGKSKVQSGGTKEAKPKPKDESKAKPKAHDSGKETQAEIKDKKEHPSTPQESKVAPSEGPVIPALPGIINGKPIETTLP is encoded by the exons ATGGAATCTCGCAGCATACCGCCTCTTTCATTGTGTTCACCTACTCACTCTCGCAGCCGTTGCAAAATGTCGTTGTCCACCTTGAACCCAGTTTCCTGCTGCATCCCTCCGGCCGCCGGGCCAAATGATCCGCTCTCCAAACTGTCTACACTCACAATGATTAATACACAAGCTCGACCTAATCAG GTGAAGGGAAAGGAAAAATTACTCTTACGGAAAAGCTTATCCGCTACATCTAGACGAGAAATGATGCAGTTAACAGCTGCGTCTGTAGGTCTTCTCTCTCTTGTGTTACCGCCATCTGCTGAAGCTGACACTGGAAATGCGATCATGGATATATTTGGAGAGCTGGGGCGAAAGCTTGGTCTGATAAAGCCAAAAGATGAAGGTAAAGAAGAGAAACCAAAAGATGAGTCTGAAGGCAAGTCAAAGGTACAGAGCGGCGGCACAAAAGAAGCCAAACCGAAACCAAAGGATGAGAGCAAAGCCAAACCAAAGGCACACGACAGTGGCAAGGAAACCCAGGCAGAGATAAAAGATAAAAAGGAGCATCCAAGCACACCTCAAGAGTCCAAGGTAGCTCCAAGTGAAGGGCCAGTGATTCCGGCACTTCCCGGTATCATAAATGGTAAACCTATCGAAACCACTCTCCCATGA